The sequence TCAAAACTCTATGATGCTTCTTCAAACATCTCAGGTTCTTCTGATGCTCCATCAGCTGTGGCAGCATTGGCATACTTAGGATTTGGCTTTCGTGTTCTTGTTGACCTCCTTAGTTGTGATTATGGAGTTAATACTTCTACTTCACCAGGTCTTACTTCTCCTGGTTGTTCATACACACCAGTTTCCCAATGACTCTTAGGTACTTCTTGCTCGACATCATCTCCAGCAAGCAAATCTTCAGGTTCATCTGGACTCGTTTAGATTTGAGCAGTTTGCTCCCCCATCTTCTGCTGCAACTTATCTTCAAACTTTCTCAAGTTAGGCAATGCCTCGTTTCATGTATGCTTGTATAACTACAATCCTATTGATAATCCTATGTATGCTTGTATAACTACATACTATTGATAATGGTTCGCTTGAGCCTGCCTTTTTCAGTCAAGCTAATAAATTTCCAAAATGGCGGAAGGCAATGGCAAAAGAGTTCAACGCTTTACAACGTAATGGTTTTGGTTCATTTTCAATACTACATGAATATTCTTCCTAATAAATAAGTTTACAAAATTGAACGTCATTGTGATGGTTCAGTGAGCACAAAGGCTCGATTAGTGGCTAATGGCTTTCATCAACTAAAGCGTTTAGATTATGGTGAGACATTCAGTTGATATCCATTTTAATTGGCCTATTAATCAAACTGATGTTCAAAATGTGTTTCTACATGGTTCTTAGAGTGAGGAAGTTTATATGCGGCAAGCTCCCAGTTTGTTGATTAGCAATGCCCGTTGCATGTGATAAACCAGAGTCCTCTCTGGTTGCTGCAACATATTCCCATTCCAGCAAGGATACGGTTCTTAACTCCATCTCCAATAAGGACACACGAGTAGCAGCGCAGTCCGAGTCCAAGAAGGATTTCTAGTTCTATACTgattgtattttatgttttttgtttcCTACTACACGATTGATTTgtaaccctatatatatatatatatcaatgatAATTGGCTCACTCTATTATAGAGTTGAGATTCTGAAATCATATCTTTCATGGTATCAAGAGCCAGTATATCacaacaaaggttcatagttaaatttttttttttcggttcttCACAGTCATggtgtcctcctcctcctttgctgctgctgctcccTCAGTTACAAACTTTCTTACCATTAAACTCGATCGTAACAATTATCCCATATGGCATGCTCAATTTCTTCCGTTGCTGCACAGCTGCTAACTGCTCTTCTTTGTTACCGGTGAAAATAAATGCCCGTCTGCTTTCCTTCTTGATGACACTGGTAACTTTATAGACAAAGTCAATCCGTTGTATAGTAAATGGATACAAACTGATCAAATGATTCTCTCCTGGATTACTAGTTCTCTTACCCCCAAGGTTCTTGCTACTATTGTCAACAAGATTGATTCGACCTCTGCTTGGACCTCGCTTCAAGAACTATATGCCTCTACTTCACAGAATCGTATTATTCAGATGCAGACtgaattgatgaatacctcccATGGTGATCTTTCTATTACAGACTATCTTGACAAAGTTAATGTACTTGCTGACAATCTCGCTCTTTCTGGAGCCCCCATTTTTTAATCAGGTTTAGTTGCCATTATTAtaagcaaggaagaaaatatcggtgatatcggaaatatcggtagtccgaaaacacggaaatatcgatggaaatatcggtaaaatatcgatatcgataaaaattacatggaaaccacggaaattgtaagaaaaacttggaaatttttattgaaactttgtaggatgtttatttagtcaattatctattagtttatcacaaaaaattggaaggaaatgcattgcatgatggatttaacattatcaagttgattatatagcgatctgacaaacattatgagtgtagaaaatatgtagtaattaatgaaagaagtctaaacacaccataatcatttatatataatgaattagtacaatattttacactttagaaccacatagagttcctatgaggttcaaatttgtcactatcttcatcatctctatgtgtagaatgagtgtattgtgaagagtagttatcaaatgataaatccccaaaatagttttgcatgtaattgttaatatgccacccatatggatccgagattggttgaggttgtccataagaaaaatcatttgaagattgaggctgggattgattccatgagtcgctcgattccatcccaacaggaatgggatatgaagggtagggaaatggttggttatgagtaaaACCATAGTTAgtacttcccaatccaacagagtctgaagttctagataacgagtcatcttcttgacttgacaaaatccctttgcctctttctctgcgagtatagtccttccctatggcaccaattcctggtcctgcccgcctactgccatggtcatcatcctgggttgcatgcgtgaagtttgcctcaccagtgaaggggctcatatatccgggaggtggtggtccataatagtttccatatccaccaccactacctccagctccactacctccagctccactatgtccttcatcattcccacctccggtggtaggtgagtctcctgatcttgtactagagctatcattagtatcagcacgatgttgtggttgtgtaggattggaaaaaggtggaattccagtgttgcttggtcttgggtgcaaaagttcttcgaaagagtcagcgctgctagatcccacctcctcctctaatactctttctacatttatcccttcattacgtgcttcttcagcaactctgggagctgggttgccttcatcatcatctaaatgaagaggtctaatccattgaaaaagttggttaccctccgtatcatcatcttcaccaacaatatcaaacacatctagtgggtcaccacggtcgacatgatcgatttctgcttccttatctcgaatttgaagcttcatgttgtagtagcaataaactaatttgtccaagctactatgagccaacttatttctttgctttgtgtggatgagtgcaaatgtgctccaatttctttcacaagcagatgaggaagctgtttgtgataatacttttattgctaactttctcacagttggtgcatcggtcccatacatgatccaccattcagctacaatgaaaaataatgttgataagcctaataactccaacaaattctattataaacttatagtgaaatatgtttatactcactaggagacatatttgttcgagcagcaactgatgttggttctctaaatgttcttcttgcatctttaaaccatgttagctgaatacaataaattgtgttagtttaatccaacaaagtaattattata is a genomic window of Malus domestica chromosome 09, GDT2T_hap1 containing:
- the LOC139188133 gene encoding uncharacterized protein, encoding MSPTEWWIMYGTDAPTVRKLAIKVLSQTASSSACERNWSTFALIHTKQRNKLAHSSLDKLVYCYYNMKLQIRDKEAEIDHVDRGDPLDVFDIVGEDDDTEGNQLFQWIRPLHLDDDEGNPAPRVAEEARNEGINVERVLEEEVGSSSADSFEELLHPRPSNTGIPPFSNPTQPQHRADTNDSSSTRSGDSPTTGGGNDEGHSGAGGSGAGGSGGGYGNYYGPPPPGYMSPFTGEANFTHATQDDDHGSRRAGPGIGAIGKDYTRRERGKGILSSQEDDSLSRTSDSVGLGSTNYGFTHNQPFPYPSYPIPVGMESSDSWNQSQPQSSNDFSYGQPQPISDPYGWHINNYMQNYFGDLSFDNYSSQYTHSTHRDDEDSDKFEPHRNSMWF